One Pantoea trifolii DNA segment encodes these proteins:
- the bioD gene encoding dethiobiotin synthase: MTRWFITGTDTEVGKTVASGALLQAASAAGLRTAGYKPVASGCEITPQGIRNSDALALQRYSSLPLSYEQVNPLAFVEPTSPHIISAEEGRPITFSTLSAGLRALEQQAEWVLVEGAGGWFTPLSETQTYADWVEAEQLPVILVVCVKLGCINHAMLTAEAVKARGLRLAGWIANDIQPPGKRHQEYMATLRQRIHAPFLGEIPHLSDEAEQAECGRYLRLPQ; encoded by the coding sequence ATGACACGCTGGTTTATTACCGGAACCGATACCGAAGTGGGCAAAACAGTGGCCAGCGGCGCGCTGCTGCAGGCGGCGAGCGCCGCCGGTTTACGCACCGCAGGCTACAAGCCGGTGGCTTCCGGCTGCGAGATCACGCCGCAAGGCATCCGCAACAGCGACGCGCTGGCGTTACAGCGCTACAGCAGCTTGCCGTTAAGCTATGAGCAGGTGAACCCGCTGGCGTTTGTTGAGCCGACCTCGCCGCATATCATTAGCGCGGAAGAGGGCCGACCGATTACTTTTTCCACGCTTTCAGCAGGCTTGCGCGCGCTAGAGCAGCAGGCGGAATGGGTGCTAGTTGAAGGCGCAGGCGGATGGTTTACGCCGCTGTCGGAAACGCAAACGTACGCCGATTGGGTGGAAGCCGAGCAGTTGCCGGTAATTCTGGTGGTGTGCGTGAAACTGGGTTGCATCAACCATGCGATGCTCACCGCCGAAGCGGTTAAAGCGCGCGGATTGCGCCTTGCGGGCTGGATTGCCAATGATATTCAACCGCCCGGCAAACGCCATCAGGAGTATATGGCTACGCTGCGTCAGCGCATTCATGCGCCGTTCCTTGGTGAGATTCCGCACCTTAGCGATGAGGCCGAGCAGGCCGAATGTGGGCGTTATTTGAGGTTGCCGCAATAA
- a CDS encoding ABC transporter ATP-binding protein: protein MLSLRSVNQFYGQNHILWDVDLDLPPGTCTGVLGSPGMGKTTLVNCIMGRLPINSGSMTWQEDGAPPEDLLLQPAELRARTGIGYVPQGRHIFSQMSVEDNLLIALMAAQDDRSRAIPEMVFDLFPALYSLRHQRSGELPMEQQQHLALARALVLQPKLVILDEPTEGMSPWLEEEMGNLIRRLNREYGLTILLLEQHVSFVRRVADYFLLLHRGRNVAHGKVAQLDDLTVNKWLTAT, encoded by the coding sequence ATGCTGAGTTTACGTTCGGTGAATCAGTTTTACGGTCAAAATCACATTCTGTGGGATGTGGATCTCGATCTGCCGCCGGGCACCTGCACCGGCGTGCTGGGCAGCCCTGGCATGGGCAAAACCACGTTGGTGAACTGCATTATGGGCCGCCTGCCGATTAACAGCGGCTCAATGACCTGGCAGGAAGATGGCGCGCCGCCGGAAGATTTGCTGCTGCAACCGGCCGAGCTGCGCGCGCGCACCGGCATTGGTTACGTGCCGCAAGGACGGCATATTTTCTCGCAGATGAGCGTGGAGGATAACCTGCTGATCGCCCTGATGGCGGCGCAGGACGATCGTAGCCGCGCTATTCCGGAAATGGTATTTGATCTTTTTCCGGCGCTCTATTCATTGCGCCATCAGCGCAGCGGCGAGTTGCCGATGGAGCAACAGCAACATTTGGCACTGGCGCGCGCGCTGGTGCTGCAACCCAAGCTGGTGATTCTGGATGAGCCGACGGAAGGGATGTCGCCGTGGCTGGAAGAGGAGATGGGCAATCTGATTCGTCGGCTAAACCGTGAGTATGGTTTAACCATTCTGCTGCTGGAGCAGCACGTGTCGTTTGTGCGCCGCGTCGCCGATTATTTCCTGCTGCTGCATCGTGGACGTAACGTGGCGCATGGCAAAGTGGCGCAGCTGGATGATTTGACGGTGAATAAGTGGCTGACCGCGACGTGA